The genome window GCCGAGGTGGTAATCAGCGACCACCCCATCGACTATCCCCGGGTGATCCAGCTGGACCTGCTCCTGGCCATGAACCAGGACTCCTGCGATGCCTATTTCCTTGATCTCAAGCCCAGCGGACTGCTCCTGGTGGACTCCTCCCTGGTGGAACAGATCCCCACCAGCCGGGTGATTGCCCTGCCCTTTACCCGGATCGCCCGGGACAAGGCCTCCACCGCGCAGGCCGCCAATATGGCGGCCCTGGGCGCCATTGCCCATTCCTGCCCGATAATCAGCCCGGTTGCCCTGGAAAAGGCCCTGAACTCCCGGGTGCCGGCCGGCACGGCGACCAGGAACCGCAGGGCCTTTCCGGCCGGACGGAAAGCGGCCCGGGCCGTGGCTATCGCTGCCCTGCCCCATTCGATCCTCCAAGAGGAAGAAGAGGTCTGAGCAGCATGACCCACCCCCTGCCCCAGCCCATCACCTACGACGCCAAGTTCAAGGTATACCATGAGTTGATGGCCAAGCGGATCCTGGAGATCCTCCTGGTGCTCAGCCCGTTCGACGCCTTTATCATGGAAGAGGACGACAGCCTCGCCTCCCGGATCGTCAACGAATACCAGGGGCTGAACCTGACCCGGCCGCCGCGGACCACCCGGGTCGCCTCGGCCGGCGAGGCCCTGGCCGCGGTGCGGAACCGTCATTTCGACATGGTGATCACCATGCCCCAGGTGGGCGAGATGGATTGTTTCGCCCTGGGGCTGGAGATCAAGAAGATCCACCCCCGGCTGCCGGTCATCCTCCTGGCCCACCGCTTGAGCGGACTGGTCCGGGACCCGGAGCAGACCACCCTGCCGGGAATCGATTACTTCTATATCTGGTCGCCCAACCCGGCCCTGCTGCTGGCCCTGATCAAGAGCCTGGAAGACCGGCTCAACGTCAATACCGACACCCGCCTCGCCATGGTCCGGGTCCTCCTGCTGGTTGAGGATTCGCCCCATTACCGCTCCTTTTTCCTGCCGCTGATCTACCGGGAGGTGGTGCAACAGACCCAGGCGGTGCTGGGCGAGACCTTGAACGAGGAGCACCGGATCCTCAAGATGCGGGCCCGGCCCAAGATCCTGGTGGCGGAGAGCTATGAACAGGCCCTGGCCCTGTTTCGCCGCTTTCGGCCCTATCTGTTCGGCATTATCTCGGATACCCGCTTTCGCAAATCAGGCAAGCCGGACGACCGGGCCGGGCTGAAACTCCTGGCCCATGTCCGTAAAAAGGTGGCGGACATGCCCCTGCTCCTGCTCAGTTCAGACCCGGGCAACCGGGAACCGGCCCTGGAAATCCCGGCCGTGTTCATGGACAAGAGCGCCCCCGGGCTCCAGGAGGGGCTGCACGACTTTTTCCTCAACCATCTCGGGTTCGGCGATTTCGTCTTCCGCCTGCCCGACGGCACTGAAATCGACCGGGCCGAGAATCTCGCCGCCCTTGAGGCAAAACTGGCGGCCATCCCGGCCGAGAGCCTTCTCTACCATGCCGGCCGCAACCATTTTTCCAACTGGGTCATGGCCCGCTCTGAAATAGACCTGGCTGCCAACCTGCACCGGGACCGGCTCAACCGGTTGACCGATCCCGGGGAAATGCGGCGCGAGATCATCGACCAAGTCCATACCCTGCGCCGGCTCCGCCAGCAGGGGGTGGTGGCCCAGTACAATCCCAGGAGTTACGATCCCGAGATCATGGATTTCGTCAAGATCGGCACCGGTTCAATGGGCGGCAAGGCCCTGGGCCTGGCCTTCATGGCCATGGTCCTGGCCAGGCAGCAGGAACTTGGCGAACAATTCCCGGACCTGCCGATCCGGATCCCCAAGACCCTGGTCATCACCACCAACGGCTTTGACGCCTTTATGGAGCATAACCAACTCACCGCCCCCTTCCCGGCCACCCCGGACGAGGAAATCGCGGCCCGCTTCCTGGCCGCGGAGATGCCCGGCTGGCTGACCGAGTTGCTCGCCTCTTTCCTGGCCCAGGTCCGGGCGCCGCTCACGGTCCGCTCGTCAAGCATCCTTGAAGACGCCCATTTCAGGCCATTTGCCGGACTCTACTCAACCTATATGCTGGCCAACAACCAGCCCGGATTCGCCCGGCGGCTGGCCCAACTGCTCGATGCGGTCAAACTGGTATTTGCCTCCACCTATTTTGCCGGTCCCCGGGCCTTTGCCCGCACCATCCATCCCTCCGGCCGGCGGGAAGGGATGGCGGTCATCGTCCAGGTGTTGGCCGGCCGCGATCATGGCGAGTTCTTCTATCCGGCCATCTCGGGAACGGCCCAATCCTATAACTATTACCCGGTGGGGCCGATGCGGCCCGAGGACGGAATCGTCAACCTGGCCCTGGGATTCGGCAAAACCGTGGTCGAGGGCGAACAGAGCCTGCGGTTCTCGCCCG of Desulfobacterales bacterium contains these proteins:
- a CDS encoding 2-oxoacid:acceptor oxidoreductase family protein encodes the protein MQEERYEIRLSGSGGQGIILAAVILAEAAGVRLDYHVCQTQSYGPEARGGRCKAEVVISDHPIDYPRVIQLDLLLAMNQDSCDAYFLDLKPSGLLLVDSSLVEQIPTSRVIALPFTRIARDKASTAQAANMAALGAIAHSCPIISPVALEKALNSRVPAGTATRNRRAFPAGRKAARAVAIAALPHSILQEEEEV
- a CDS encoding phosphoenolpyruvate synthase/pyruvate phosphate dikinase; the protein is MTHPLPQPITYDAKFKVYHELMAKRILEILLVLSPFDAFIMEEDDSLASRIVNEYQGLNLTRPPRTTRVASAGEALAAVRNRHFDMVITMPQVGEMDCFALGLEIKKIHPRLPVILLAHRLSGLVRDPEQTTLPGIDYFYIWSPNPALLLALIKSLEDRLNVNTDTRLAMVRVLLLVEDSPHYRSFFLPLIYREVVQQTQAVLGETLNEEHRILKMRARPKILVAESYEQALALFRRFRPYLFGIISDTRFRKSGKPDDRAGLKLLAHVRKKVADMPLLLLSSDPGNREPALEIPAVFMDKSAPGLQEGLHDFFLNHLGFGDFVFRLPDGTEIDRAENLAALEAKLAAIPAESLLYHAGRNHFSNWVMARSEIDLAANLHRDRLNRLTDPGEMRREIIDQVHTLRRLRQQGVVAQYNPRSYDPEIMDFVKIGTGSMGGKALGLAFMAMVLARQQELGEQFPDLPIRIPKTLVITTNGFDAFMEHNQLTAPFPATPDEEIAARFLAAEMPGWLTELLASFLAQVRAPLTVRSSSILEDAHFRPFAGLYSTYMLANNQPGFARRLAQLLDAVKLVFASTYFAGPRAFARTIHPSGRREGMAVIVQVLAGRDHGEFFYPAISGTAQSYNYYPVGPMRPEDGIVNLALGFGKTVVEGEQSLRFSPAYPEHLPQFSTVDDMLANSQRYFYALRLQDPLPELRFSANANLERRLLSRAATEAPVAALTSAYLPDEHRIRDSGTGGIRVLTYARILKHKLLPLPELLTEVLGLARTGMGCAVEIEFVVELPDAGNTGAFYLLQTRPIAAGGKTAPVRIGEQEKKQAFCVSSQALGNGELEDIADIVQVRLDSPEAGANKQAAREIAKFNSRLLKEERPYLLIGPGRWGSADPWLGIPVQWQDISGVGVMLEHRSRHFSADPSQGTHFFQNITAMGIPYFTINEKKPKKGDFFDWQWLARQPAHVETGLIRHIRFKTPFTIKIDGSTSHGIMYMKRRKS